The following are from one region of the Mesorhizobium shangrilense genome:
- the paaC gene encoding 1,2-phenylacetyl-CoA epoxidase subunit PaaC: protein MGAPIATSGIAEFALRMGDTCLILAHRNSEWCGHAPALEEDIALANTALDLIGQAQLWLGLAADAEGRGRSADSLAYLRDAAGYRNLLLVEQPNGDFGRTVMRQFLFDAWHYPLLVALKTSSEHRVAEIAEKASKEAAYHLERSVDLVVRLGDGTSESRQRMQSALDVLWPYTGEMFLADSIDDELAETGIAPAPRGLRPAWEATLGRALADATLKAPETTFAHKGSKRGVHSEHLGYILAEMQFLQRAYPGAKW, encoded by the coding sequence ATGGGCGCTCCAATAGCCACGTCAGGGATCGCGGAGTTCGCCCTGCGCATGGGCGATACATGCCTGATCTTGGCCCACCGCAACTCCGAGTGGTGTGGCCACGCGCCCGCACTGGAGGAAGACATTGCACTGGCCAACACCGCGCTCGACCTGATCGGCCAGGCGCAGCTCTGGCTCGGGCTCGCCGCCGACGCGGAGGGCCGTGGCCGTAGTGCCGACAGCCTGGCCTATCTGAGGGACGCTGCCGGCTATCGCAACCTGTTGCTGGTCGAGCAGCCGAACGGCGATTTTGGTCGCACGGTCATGCGGCAGTTCCTGTTCGATGCCTGGCACTATCCCTTGCTGGTTGCCCTGAAAACATCGTCGGAACATCGCGTCGCCGAGATCGCCGAAAAAGCCTCCAAGGAAGCAGCCTACCATCTGGAGCGAAGTGTCGACCTGGTGGTCCGCCTGGGTGACGGCACCTCGGAAAGCCGTCAACGGATGCAGTCCGCCCTGGACGTTCTGTGGCCGTACACCGGCGAGATGTTTCTTGCCGACAGCATCGATGACGAGCTTGCCGAGACCGGAATTGCGCCGGCCCCCAGGGGCCTGCGTCCGGCGTGGGAGGCCACGCTGGGCAGAGCACTCGCCGATGCAACATTGAAGGCGCCGGAAACGACATTCGCCCACAAGGGCAGCAAGCGCGGCGTGCACAGCGAACATCTCGGTTATATCCTGGCGGAGATGCAGTTCCTGCAGCGCGCTTACCCCGGCGCGAAGTGGTAG
- the paaB gene encoding 1,2-phenylacetyl-CoA epoxidase subunit PaaB, which produces MSSEWPLWEVFIRGQHGLNHRHVGSLHAPDAEMAIHNARDVYTRRNEGVSIWVVRSADIVASAPSDKGPLFDPANSKVYRHPTFFDVPDEVGHM; this is translated from the coding sequence ATGTCCAGCGAATGGCCCCTGTGGGAGGTCTTCATCCGAGGTCAGCATGGCCTCAACCACCGGCACGTCGGAAGCCTTCATGCGCCTGATGCCGAAATGGCCATCCACAATGCTAGAGATGTCTACACGCGCCGCAACGAGGGCGTGAGCATCTGGGTGGTGCGCTCCGCGGATATCGTCGCCTCCGCGCCGTCGGACAAGGGTCCTCTCTTCGACCCCGCGAATTCCAAGGTCTATCGTCACCCGACATTCTTCGACGTGCCGGATGAAGTGGGGCACATGTGA
- the paaA gene encoding 1,2-phenylacetyl-CoA epoxidase subunit PaaA has translation MYAQMVKTDAAKVKSLDEMDPVERAFQERIDDGQKIEPKEWMPEGYRKTLIRQISQHAHSEIVGQLPEGNWITRAPTLERKAILLAKVQDEAGHGLYLYCAAETLGISRDEMYEQLHSGKAKYSSIFNYPTLSWADIGAIGWLVDGAAIMNQVPLQRCSYGPYARAMVRICKEESFHQRQGFDIMNVLCKGTEEQKAMAQDALSRWWWPSLMMFGPSDNASVHSAQSMAWNIKQDSNDELRQKFVDQTVPQATFLGLTVPDAELKWNEEKGGHDFGQPDWSEFFEIIAGNGPCNRERLEARQTAWNEGAWFRDGLTAYAKKAAARKAAVPVAAE, from the coding sequence ATGTATGCGCAGATGGTGAAGACTGACGCGGCCAAGGTGAAGTCGCTGGATGAGATGGATCCGGTCGAGCGCGCCTTTCAGGAGCGCATCGACGATGGCCAGAAGATCGAGCCGAAAGAGTGGATGCCGGAAGGCTATCGCAAGACGCTGATCCGTCAGATCAGCCAGCACGCCCACTCCGAGATCGTCGGCCAGCTCCCTGAAGGCAATTGGATCACCCGCGCGCCGACGCTGGAGCGCAAGGCGATCCTGCTGGCCAAGGTGCAGGACGAGGCAGGCCATGGCCTCTACCTCTATTGCGCCGCGGAGACGCTCGGCATCAGCCGCGACGAGATGTACGAGCAACTGCATTCGGGCAAGGCCAAGTATTCCTCGATCTTCAACTATCCAACGCTGAGCTGGGCCGACATCGGCGCGATCGGCTGGCTGGTCGATGGCGCGGCGATCATGAACCAGGTGCCGCTGCAGCGCTGCTCCTATGGACCTTATGCGCGCGCCATGGTGCGCATCTGCAAGGAGGAGAGCTTTCACCAGCGCCAGGGTTTCGACATCATGAACGTTCTGTGCAAAGGCACGGAAGAACAGAAGGCGATGGCGCAAGATGCGTTGAGCCGCTGGTGGTGGCCATCGCTGATGATGTTCGGCCCTTCCGACAATGCGTCGGTCCATTCAGCGCAGTCGATGGCCTGGAACATCAAGCAGGATTCCAACGACGAGTTGCGCCAGAAATTTGTCGACCAGACCGTGCCGCAGGCGACGTTCCTGGGCCTCACCGTTCCCGATGCTGAGTTGAAGTGGAATGAGGAAAAGGGCGGCCATGACTTCGGTCAGCCGGACTGGAGCGAGTTTTTCGAGATCATCGCCGGCAACGGGCCCTGCAACCGTGAGCGACTTGAAGCCAGGCAAACGGCCTGGAACGAAGGCGCCTGGTTCCGTGATGGATTGACGGCCTACGCGAAAAAGGCAGCCGCGCGCAAGGCAGCGGTGCCTGTGGCGGCGGAATAG
- the pcaF gene encoding 3-oxoadipyl-CoA thiolase, whose product MPEAFICDAVRTPIGRYAGALAAVRADDLAALPLTALMQRNPSVDWSQVDDVILGCANQAGEDNRNVARMAVLLSGLPVDVPGTTVNRLCGSGLDAVGLSARSIRAGDCDLMIAGGVESMSRAPFVMPKSESAFSRANSVYDTTIGWRFVNRKMLKAHGTDSMPETADNVAADFGVSRADQDAFALRSQQRWAAAQNAGVFADELIPVSIPQKKGDPLVVDRDEHPRADASAAQLAKLKGVNGPDLSVTAGNASGVNDGAAGLIIASEAAVKAHGLTPRSRIVAMAAAGVQPRIMGIGPVPAVRRVLKRAGLTIEQVDIIELNEAFAAQALAVLRDLGLPDDAEHVNRNGGAIAIGHPLGMSGARLATTATWQLQRGGGRYALCTMCVGVGQGIALILERV is encoded by the coding sequence ATGCCGGAAGCCTTCATCTGCGATGCCGTGCGTACGCCTATCGGCCGCTATGCCGGAGCACTTGCGGCTGTTCGGGCGGATGACCTCGCCGCGTTGCCGCTTACCGCATTGATGCAGCGCAATCCCTCGGTCGACTGGAGCCAGGTCGACGATGTCATCCTCGGTTGTGCCAACCAGGCGGGCGAAGACAATCGCAACGTGGCGCGCATGGCGGTGCTTCTGTCGGGCTTGCCGGTCGATGTCCCCGGCACGACAGTCAATCGGCTGTGCGGCTCCGGTCTGGATGCGGTCGGTTTGTCAGCGCGTTCGATCCGTGCCGGCGACTGCGATCTGATGATTGCCGGCGGGGTCGAAAGCATGTCGCGGGCGCCATTCGTGATGCCGAAATCCGAGAGCGCATTCTCGCGCGCCAATTCCGTCTACGACACAACGATCGGCTGGCGCTTCGTCAATCGCAAGATGCTGAAGGCGCACGGTACGGACTCGATGCCCGAGACAGCCGACAATGTGGCTGCGGACTTCGGTGTTTCGCGCGCCGATCAGGATGCCTTCGCGTTGCGCAGTCAGCAGCGCTGGGCGGCCGCTCAAAATGCCGGCGTCTTCGCCGACGAATTGATCCCGGTCAGCATCCCCCAGAAGAAGGGCGATCCGCTGGTGGTCGACCGCGACGAGCATCCCCGAGCGGATGCCTCGGCGGCCCAACTGGCCAAATTGAAGGGCGTCAACGGTCCCGACCTTTCGGTTACCGCGGGCAATGCATCCGGCGTCAATGACGGCGCGGCCGGCCTCATCATCGCCAGCGAGGCAGCAGTGAAGGCGCACGGGCTTACCCCGCGCTCCCGCATCGTCGCGATGGCGGCGGCCGGCGTTCAGCCGCGCATCATGGGCATCGGCCCGGTCCCTGCCGTGCGCCGCGTGCTCAAGCGCGCCGGGCTGACCATCGAACAGGTGGACATCATTGAATTGAACGAGGCCTTTGCCGCGCAGGCCCTGGCTGTGCTGCGAGACCTCGGCCTGCCTGACGATGCCGAGCACGTAAACCGCAACGGTGGTGCAATCGCTATTGGGCATCCGCTGGGCATGAGCGGCGCCAGGTTGGCCACCACCGCGACCTGGCAACTGCAGCGCGGGGGAGGACGTTATGCGCTTTGCACGATGTGCGTGGGTGTCGGACAGGGAATTGCGTTGATCCTCGAGCGCGTCTGA
- a CDS encoding LacI family DNA-binding transcriptional regulator, with protein MTTIADVAREAKVSVATVSHVMNATRHVEPETAERVRAAILALRYSPNSLARGLRRGVTKTIGLLLPDNSNPFFAGVARQIEDAGFVAGYTVILCNSDGKPEKEERYLSVLMAKQIDGLIFAGSSDHARVFSRLSKSNIPAVLLDREIRSVNVDSVLVDHRHGGRLAGQHLAGLGHRKVGAIGGPRDSSSSPARLRGFAEALHHAGLRLPKEAVVDADYHFAGGRVAMERLMAQAPHITAVFACNDLMAMGALSALRARGLRVPDDMSVIGFDDIPYAATTWPPLTTVAQPVDKIGTRAVALLLERLNQPAAHSRHETLTPTLVERESCASPGGKS; from the coding sequence ATGACGACGATCGCTGATGTTGCGCGAGAAGCCAAGGTATCGGTCGCGACCGTCTCGCATGTCATGAACGCGACGCGCCACGTCGAGCCGGAAACGGCTGAGCGCGTCCGGGCGGCGATCCTGGCGCTGCGCTACAGTCCCAATTCGCTGGCGCGGGGTCTGCGACGCGGCGTCACCAAAACCATTGGCCTGCTCCTGCCGGACAACTCCAACCCCTTCTTCGCCGGCGTCGCACGCCAGATCGAGGATGCCGGCTTCGTGGCGGGCTACACGGTGATCCTGTGCAATTCCGACGGCAAGCCCGAGAAGGAGGAACGCTACCTCTCGGTGCTGATGGCCAAGCAGATCGATGGCCTTATCTTCGCCGGCTCCTCCGACCATGCGCGTGTCTTCTCACGCCTTTCGAAGTCGAACATACCCGCCGTGCTCCTCGACCGCGAAATCCGGTCGGTCAACGTGGATTCCGTCCTGGTGGACCACCGTCATGGCGGTCGTCTCGCCGGCCAGCACCTGGCCGGGCTCGGCCATCGCAAGGTCGGCGCCATCGGCGGCCCGCGCGATTCCAGTTCCAGCCCGGCCCGCCTGCGCGGATTTGCCGAGGCGCTCCATCACGCTGGCCTGCGGCTGCCGAAGGAGGCGGTGGTGGATGCCGACTATCATTTCGCCGGCGGCCGTGTCGCGATGGAACGCCTGATGGCCCAGGCACCCCACATTACAGCGGTTTTCGCCTGCAACGACCTGATGGCCATGGGCGCTCTCAGCGCCTTGCGCGCGCGGGGGCTTCGGGTTCCCGACGACATGTCGGTGATCGGCTTCGACGATATCCCCTATGCCGCCACCACATGGCCTCCGTTGACGACGGTCGCCCAGCCCGTCGACAAGATCGGAACGCGGGCCGTGGCGCTGCTGCTGGAACGCCTGAACCAGCCGGCCGCGCATTCCCGGCATGAAACGCTGACGCCTACCCTGGTGGAAAGAGAAAGCTGCGCCTCACCAGGCGGGAAATCTTGA